The following nucleotide sequence is from Thermostaphylospora chromogena.
TTCGGGCGCGGGCAGCGAGGTCTCCTTCGGGAAACGCTCGATCCATTCGTCGTACTCAGGCCTGCCGAACTCGGCGATGACCTGCTGCGACTCCTCCGGCGCCATGTCGACCGTGACGTCCTTGACGGCCGGGCCGGGGTAGAAGTAGCCGCTGTCGTAGGCCTTGGCCTGCTGCTGCGGCGTGAGCATCCACTTGATGAGGGCGATGTTCGCGCTCATCACGTCGGCGGAGACGCCCTTGGGGATCACCGCGTAGTGCGCGTCGGTCACCCACGTCAGGTCGTCGAACGGCACCACCTTCACATCGGCGGGGACGGTGCCCAGCGCCCTGGGGTTGATGTCCCACCCGGTGGTGGTGGCCACGATGTCCACCGTTCCGGAACCGAGGTTCTTCATCGTCTCGGTGGTGCCGGTCGGGTAGTAGTCGACGTACTTGTCGAGCTCCTTGAGGTACTCCCACGTCTTGGTCCAGGACTCGGGGTCCTTGGGGTCGGAGTCGCCCAGCAGGTACGGCAGGCCCATCACGAAGGTGCGGCCGGGACCGGAGTTCGCCGGACGGGCGTACTGGAACCTGTTGGGGTTGGCCTTGGCCCACTCCAGCAGTTCCTCGGGCGTCGTCGGCGGGTCGGAGACCTTCTCCGGGTTGTACTCCAGCAGCGGCCCCGACGGGTAGTAGGTGATCACCTGGCCGTACCCCTGCGCGAGCTTCTGCATGTCGGCCGCGGGCTCCAGATAGTCCGGCGTGCCGATCCTGTCGGCGTAGTCGTCGGTCTTCACCCACAGGTCCTGCTCGATACCGGCCGACAGGCCGTCGGTGCCGGTGAGGACCAGGCCGA
It contains:
- a CDS encoding extracellular solute-binding protein, producing the protein MSKIRLAAFAAVVALGLASCGAPDAGGAGSANTGFTPADVPDKPSEPVTLNIIDVAGNLQLTQGMIDEFVEKNPDIIAKVTYSKATSPELAGKVKAQQQAGRVQIGLVLTGTDGLSAGIEQDLWVKTDDYADRIGTPDYLEPAADMQKLAQGYGQVITYYPSGPLLEYNPEKVSDPPTTPEELLEWAKANPNRFQYARPANSGPGRTFVMGLPYLLGDSDPKDPESWTKTWEYLKELDKYVDYYPTGTTETMKNLGSGTVDIVATTTGWDINPRALGTVPADVKVVPFDDLTWVTDAHYAVIPKGVSADVMSANIALIKWMLTPQQQAKAYDSGYFYPGPAVKDVTVDMAPEESQQVIAEFGRPEYDEWIERFPKETSLPAPEQVAMFDKWDREVGAGKYKTQ